In one Streptomyces sp. T12 genomic region, the following are encoded:
- a CDS encoding DUF485 domain-containing protein → MHSSSGCPGEGQGPAGDPWYDALASGWGESDVPDAPDAAPPAAADVYLEVQRSAAFQEVRSRYRRFVVPAVAAFLSWYVAYVVAATTAPGLMARPVAGAVNVAMLAGLGQFLTTFLLTWAYARHARLRRDRAALELRWDTQELTRVARDGAS, encoded by the coding sequence ATGCACTCAAGCAGCGGTTGCCCCGGCGAAGGCCAGGGCCCGGCCGGCGATCCCTGGTACGACGCGCTCGCCTCCGGGTGGGGCGAGTCGGACGTCCCGGACGCACCCGACGCCGCTCCGCCGGCAGCTGCCGACGTGTACCTCGAGGTACAGCGCAGCGCGGCCTTCCAGGAAGTCCGCAGCCGCTACCGGAGGTTCGTGGTGCCGGCGGTCGCCGCGTTCCTCTCCTGGTACGTGGCCTATGTCGTGGCCGCCACGACCGCGCCGGGGCTGATGGCGCGGCCTGTGGCGGGCGCGGTGAACGTGGCGATGCTCGCCGGGCTCGGACAGTTCCTCACCACTTTCCTGCTCACCTGGGCCTACGCCCGTCATGCGCGGCTGCGCCGGGACCGGGCGGCGCTCGAACTGCGCTGGGACACCCAGGAGTTGACCCGCGTCGCAAGGGACGGTGCCTCGTGA
- a CDS encoding cation acetate symporter, which yields MTGDHQALALCLFSVFVAITLAITTWVSRNRRGSPEEFYAGGRLFSPMENGFAIAGDYMSAASFLGISGLIALFGYDGMLYSVGFLVAWLVVLFLVAELVRNCGRFTLADVVAARTSERPVRIALGTSSVTVSVLYLVAQMVGAGTLVALLLGGKGEAAQSWAVIGVGALMVIYVSLGGMRATTWIQIVKSVLLLGGTVALTALVLVRFHGDFDRLLLTAAERSGHGDAFLAPGLKYGGDWTARFDFISLGLALVLGTAGLPHILSRFYTVPTARAARRSVVWAIGLIGGFYLMTIVLGFGAAAIVGPEAVRGSNAAGNTAVPLLALDLGGGANSTGGTVLFAVVAAIAFATILAVVAGITLSSSASVAHDLYASLRHRHTTPRSEVAVARVAAVGIGVVAIALGLLARDLNVAFLVGLAFAVAASANLPVLLYSLFWRDFTTRGAVWAVYGGLIPAVVLVLLSPVVSGSPESLFPGVDFQYFPLQNPGLVSIPLGFVTGWLGTVASAEMPDEAKHAETEVRSLTGAGAA from the coding sequence GTGACGGGTGACCATCAGGCTCTGGCGCTGTGCCTGTTCAGCGTGTTCGTCGCGATCACACTGGCGATCACGACGTGGGTGAGCCGCAACCGGCGTGGTTCGCCGGAGGAGTTCTACGCGGGTGGTCGGCTCTTCTCGCCCATGGAGAATGGTTTTGCCATCGCCGGTGACTACATGTCGGCCGCCTCCTTCCTCGGTATCTCGGGGCTCATCGCCCTCTTCGGCTACGACGGGATGCTGTACTCGGTGGGCTTCCTCGTGGCCTGGTTGGTGGTGCTGTTCCTCGTCGCCGAACTGGTGCGCAACTGCGGGCGGTTCACGCTCGCCGACGTGGTTGCCGCGCGGACGAGTGAGCGCCCTGTGCGGATCGCACTGGGAACTTCCTCGGTCACCGTGTCCGTTCTGTATCTGGTGGCGCAGATGGTGGGCGCGGGCACCCTGGTCGCGCTGCTGCTCGGGGGCAAGGGCGAGGCGGCGCAGTCCTGGGCCGTCATCGGCGTCGGCGCGCTCATGGTGATCTATGTGTCGTTGGGAGGGATGCGGGCCACCACCTGGATCCAGATCGTCAAGTCGGTCCTGCTGCTCGGCGGCACCGTCGCGTTGACCGCGCTCGTCCTGGTGCGCTTCCACGGCGACTTCGACCGGCTGCTGCTCACGGCGGCCGAGCGCAGTGGTCACGGCGACGCGTTCCTGGCGCCGGGGCTGAAGTACGGCGGGGACTGGACGGCCCGGTTCGACTTCATCAGCCTCGGACTCGCGCTGGTGCTGGGGACCGCCGGGCTGCCGCACATCCTGTCCCGCTTCTACACCGTGCCGACCGCTCGCGCGGCCCGGCGCTCGGTGGTCTGGGCGATCGGTCTCATCGGCGGCTTCTACCTGATGACGATCGTCCTGGGTTTCGGCGCCGCCGCTATCGTCGGGCCGGAGGCCGTGCGCGGGTCGAACGCGGCTGGGAACACTGCGGTTCCGCTGCTCGCGCTCGATCTCGGCGGCGGCGCGAATTCCACGGGAGGAACGGTTCTCTTCGCCGTGGTCGCCGCCATCGCCTTCGCCACGATCCTCGCGGTGGTCGCCGGCATCACGCTGTCCTCCTCGGCCTCCGTGGCCCACGACCTGTATGCCTCACTGCGCCACCGGCACACCACGCCCCGCAGCGAGGTGGCCGTGGCACGCGTCGCCGCGGTCGGTATCGGCGTGGTCGCGATCGCCCTCGGGTTACTGGCCCGCGACCTCAACGTCGCCTTCCTGGTCGGCCTCGCCTTCGCCGTCGCCGCGTCCGCCAATCTGCCGGTGCTGCTCTACTCGCTGTTCTGGCGGGACTTCACCACGCGCGGCGCCGTATGGGCCGTGTACGGCGGCCTGATCCCGGCCGTGGTGCTCGTGCTGCTGTCGCCGGTGGTGTCGGGCAGCCCCGAATCGCTGTTCCCCGGCGTCGACTTCCAGTACTTCCCGCTGCAGAACCCCGGCCTCGTCTCCATCCCATTGGGCTTCGTCACGGGCTGGCTCGGCACGGTCGCCTCGGCCGAGATGCCGGACGAGGCCAAACACGCGGAGACCGAGGTGCGGTCGCTGACGGGGGCGGGGGCGGCTTAG
- a CDS encoding response regulator, producing MIEVLVVDDDTRVARVNAAYVEKVLGFHVAGEAHSAAEALRQVEELPHLDLVLMDHYLPDGTGLSVVQEMRRRGLQTDVIMVTAARDVSTVQAAMRHGALQYLVKPFAFAGLRAKLEAYAELRRTLDGGGEAEQAEVDRIFGALSASSEPDLPKGHSPTTAELVRQSLMNAEGPLSAQEIAERTGVSRQTAQRYLKLLERTGRARLTLKYGDAGRPEHRYVWATRA from the coding sequence ATGATCGAGGTCCTGGTCGTGGACGACGACACGCGCGTCGCGCGGGTCAATGCCGCCTACGTCGAGAAGGTGCTGGGCTTCCATGTCGCCGGCGAGGCACACAGCGCGGCCGAGGCACTTCGCCAGGTGGAGGAGCTGCCCCACCTGGACCTGGTCCTCATGGATCACTATCTGCCCGACGGCACGGGCCTTTCGGTCGTCCAGGAGATGCGCCGACGCGGCCTCCAGACCGACGTGATCATGGTGACGGCGGCCCGGGACGTGTCGACGGTGCAGGCCGCGATGCGGCACGGGGCGCTGCAGTACCTGGTCAAGCCGTTCGCCTTCGCGGGCCTGCGCGCCAAGCTGGAGGCGTACGCCGAGCTGCGCCGCACCCTCGACGGCGGCGGCGAGGCGGAACAGGCCGAGGTGGACCGCATCTTCGGCGCCCTGTCCGCGTCGTCGGAGCCCGACCTGCCCAAGGGCCACTCCCCCACCACCGCGGAACTCGTACGCCAGTCCCTGATGAACGCCGAAGGCCCTCTGTCGGCCCAGGAGATCGCCGAGCGGACCGGGGTGAGCCGCCAGACCGCCCAGCGCTATCTCAAGCTCCTGGAACGCACGGGACGGGCCCGCCTCACCCTCAAGTACGGCGACGCGGGCCGCCCGGAACACCGTTACGTGTGGGCGACCCGCGCCTGA
- a CDS encoding sensor histidine kinase, with translation MSPAPPARRLRLGLPRRMFAQMLLMQVAIAAGVAVLATGLFLAPLSDQLDDQAMRRALSIAQTTAAQPQIAEDLVSTRATAGGPVQLEAERIRKATKAEYVVVMNRRGVRWSHPTPSEIGRIVSTDPGQALAGHEVMQIDDGTLGRTARGKVPLRDGDGRIVGAVSVGIAYDSVRARLLHAIPGLLAYAGGALAVGALAAWLISRRVQRQTRDLAFSDISALLAEREAMLHGIREGVVALDRGGRIRLLNDEAQRLLGIGDEAVGRSLDEALGEGRTTDVLAGRVTGTDLLTVRGQRVLVANRMPTDDGAVATLRDRTELEQLGRELDSTRGLIDALRAQDHEHANRMHTLLGLLELEMYDDAVEFVGEVVGEHRATAEQVAEKIQDPLLAALLVGKATVAAERGVALHLSDRARLPDRLVDPRGLVTIVGNLVDNALDAVAGTPHARVEVEVESRAEGRTAILRVRDTGPGIPEEHRELIFTEGWSTKKPPAHRERGIGLSLVRRLAERQGGTATVGEAAGGGAEFTVVLPEALAEPDLQPALSLPAAAQSTAEEESR, from the coding sequence ATGAGCCCCGCTCCCCCCGCACGTCGCCTGCGCCTCGGTCTGCCCCGCCGGATGTTCGCGCAGATGCTGCTGATGCAGGTGGCGATCGCCGCGGGAGTCGCGGTGCTCGCGACCGGGCTGTTCCTCGCTCCGCTCAGCGACCAGCTGGACGATCAGGCGATGCGCCGTGCGCTGTCGATCGCGCAGACCACCGCGGCCCAGCCGCAGATCGCCGAGGACCTGGTGAGCACGCGCGCGACGGCCGGAGGGCCGGTCCAGCTCGAGGCGGAGAGGATCCGCAAGGCCACCAAGGCCGAGTACGTCGTCGTGATGAACCGGCGTGGGGTGCGCTGGTCCCACCCCACGCCGAGCGAGATCGGCAGGATCGTCTCGACCGACCCGGGCCAGGCCCTCGCCGGCCACGAGGTCATGCAGATCGACGACGGCACCCTGGGCCGCACCGCCCGCGGCAAGGTGCCGCTGCGCGACGGCGACGGCAGGATCGTCGGGGCGGTCTCGGTCGGTATCGCGTACGACAGCGTGCGGGCCCGGCTGCTGCACGCGATCCCCGGGCTGCTCGCATACGCGGGCGGGGCCCTGGCGGTCGGTGCGCTGGCCGCCTGGCTCATCTCCCGCCGGGTCCAGCGGCAGACCCGGGACCTCGCCTTCTCCGACATCTCGGCGCTGCTCGCGGAGCGCGAGGCGATGCTGCACGGCATCCGGGAGGGCGTCGTCGCCCTGGACCGCGGCGGCCGTATCCGTCTGCTCAACGACGAGGCGCAGCGCCTGCTGGGCATCGGTGACGAGGCCGTCGGCCGGTCTCTCGACGAGGCGCTCGGCGAGGGCCGTACGACCGACGTGCTGGCCGGCCGGGTGACGGGCACCGACCTGCTCACGGTCCGCGGCCAGCGCGTCCTGGTCGCCAACCGCATGCCCACCGACGACGGCGCCGTCGCGACCCTGCGCGACCGCACCGAGCTGGAGCAGCTGGGCAGGGAGCTCGACTCCACGCGCGGCCTGATCGACGCCCTGCGCGCCCAGGACCACGAGCACGCCAACCGTATGCACACGCTCCTCGGGCTGCTTGAGCTGGAGATGTACGACGACGCCGTGGAGTTCGTCGGCGAGGTGGTCGGCGAGCATCGGGCCACCGCGGAGCAGGTCGCCGAGAAGATCCAGGACCCGCTGCTCGCCGCGCTCCTGGTCGGCAAGGCGACCGTGGCGGCCGAGCGCGGCGTCGCGCTGCACCTGTCGGACCGTGCCCGGCTGCCGGACCGGCTGGTCGACCCCCGAGGGCTCGTCACGATCGTCGGCAACCTGGTCGACAATGCGCTGGACGCCGTCGCGGGCACGCCACACGCGCGCGTGGAGGTGGAGGTCGAATCGCGCGCCGAGGGGCGCACCGCGATCCTCAGGGTGCGCGACACCGGGCCGGGAATCCCCGAGGAGCATCGCGAGTTGATCTTCACCGAGGGGTGGTCCACCAAGAAGCCGCCGGCCCACCGCGAACGCGGCATCGGGCTCTCCCTGGTGCGCAGGCTCGCCGAACGGCAGGGCGGCACCGCGACCGTGGGCGAGGCGGCGGGCGGCGGAGCGGAGTTCACCGTGGTCCTGCCCGAGGCGCTGGCCGAACCCGACCTGCAACCGGCCCTCAGCCTGCCGGCAGCCGCGCAGAGCACCGCCGAGGAGGAGTCGCGATGA
- a CDS encoding sucrase ferredoxin has product MSTCSTVSQDLAEPIAGTAATATTWLLLEQPGPWGAKALTQSHLDPQLGRALEAAAKGTGVRVALIRRPGRHADCGPLAERQVYAAHTVPGKVWLHAATTHDPEQLLDLDFAALGMGDHHTFDSALQGRPHTGDPLALVCTNGKRDRCCALLGRPLASELAASGVEGVWEVTHLGGHRFSPTLLVLPYGYAYGRARAHAVKEVLHSVQEGQIVVEGCRGNSAWERPGQAAELAVRSAAGEYAPEALSVVRTDGEAPRWEVTVAHVDGRHWRVVVAQGASLPPRPESCGASVLGSPARMDVVAVRELRVATALAG; this is encoded by the coding sequence GTGAGTACGTGCTCAACTGTCTCGCAGGACCTCGCCGAGCCCATCGCGGGGACCGCGGCGACCGCGACGACCTGGCTGTTGCTGGAGCAGCCCGGTCCGTGGGGTGCCAAGGCGCTCACGCAGAGCCACCTGGATCCCCAGCTGGGCCGCGCCCTGGAGGCGGCCGCGAAGGGCACGGGCGTACGCGTGGCGCTGATTCGCCGCCCCGGCCGTCACGCCGACTGCGGGCCCCTCGCCGAGCGCCAGGTCTACGCGGCCCACACCGTGCCCGGAAAGGTCTGGCTGCACGCCGCCACGACTCACGACCCGGAGCAGTTGCTCGACCTGGACTTCGCCGCCCTCGGCATGGGCGACCACCACACCTTCGACTCGGCCCTCCAGGGGCGGCCCCACACCGGCGACCCGCTCGCCCTCGTCTGCACCAACGGCAAGCGGGACCGCTGCTGCGCACTGCTCGGCCGCCCTCTCGCATCCGAGCTCGCCGCCTCCGGCGTGGAGGGTGTCTGGGAGGTCACCCATCTGGGTGGACATCGGTTCTCACCGACGTTGCTGGTGCTGCCGTACGGCTACGCCTACGGCCGGGCGCGGGCCCACGCCGTCAAGGAGGTCCTGCACAGCGTCCAGGAGGGACAGATCGTCGTCGAGGGGTGCCGCGGGAACTCCGCCTGGGAGCGGCCCGGCCAGGCGGCCGAGCTCGCCGTGCGCTCGGCCGCGGGCGAGTACGCGCCAGAAGCACTGAGCGTCGTACGGACGGACGGCGAGGCCCCGCGGTGGGAAGTGACGGTCGCCCACGTGGACGGGCGCCACTGGCGGGTCGTCGTGGCGCAGGGCGCGTCCCTGCCGCCTCGCCCGGAGAGCTGTGGGGCGTCGGTGCTCGGCTCGCCCGCGCGGATGGACGTGGTGGCGGTGCGCGAGCTCAGGGTGGCGACGGCACTCGCGGGTTGA
- a CDS encoding citrate synthase, giving the protein MRDQEPGPDPTVRRLTTQEAAELLGVKPETVYAYVSRGHLSSRRVPGGRGSTFDAQEVETLARRNKRESAGSSGSGGELSVRTRLTFIDTDRYYFRGVDATELAARHSYEEVAEWLWTGRLRRGVSFTAPEASVTAARGAADALPEHAGPTDRLRVAAIAAAAADPLRFDLSEEAVLGTARTLIPTLVAALTPARYVYRDEGSLARRLWGQLSGRSADEAALRVLDTALALLVDHDLAASTLAVRVAASARAHAYAAVSAGLGVIEGPLHGAASGLAHKLIMEVLDRGDAGPVIAEELRAGRRIPGLGHRLYPGEDPRARVLFELLEEIPHSAPALAAARDIVATAARHTPLHANVDLALAVFTASSAMPATAGETIFAVARTAGWIAHALEEYGERPLRMRPSGHYTGPRPPQPLPE; this is encoded by the coding sequence ATGCGCGATCAAGAACCCGGCCCCGACCCCACGGTGCGGCGGCTGACCACCCAGGAGGCCGCCGAGCTGCTCGGCGTGAAGCCCGAGACCGTGTACGCGTACGTGAGTCGCGGTCACCTCAGCAGCCGCCGCGTGCCCGGCGGCCGGGGCAGCACCTTCGACGCGCAGGAGGTGGAGACGCTCGCCCGGCGCAACAAGCGGGAGAGTGCGGGCAGTTCGGGATCGGGCGGCGAGCTGTCGGTGCGGACCCGCCTGACGTTCATCGACACCGACCGCTACTACTTCCGGGGCGTGGACGCGACCGAACTGGCCGCCCGGCACTCCTACGAAGAGGTCGCCGAGTGGCTGTGGACCGGCCGGTTGCGCCGCGGCGTCTCCTTCACCGCGCCCGAGGCCTCCGTCACCGCCGCGCGCGGCGCCGCAGACGCCCTGCCCGAGCACGCCGGCCCCACCGACCGGTTGCGGGTCGCGGCGATCGCCGCAGCGGCCGCGGACCCCCTGCGCTTCGACCTGTCCGAGGAAGCCGTACTCGGCACCGCGCGCACCCTCATCCCGACGCTCGTCGCCGCCCTCACGCCCGCGCGCTACGTCTACCGCGACGAGGGCTCACTGGCTCGCCGTCTGTGGGGGCAGCTGAGCGGACGGTCCGCCGACGAGGCCGCGCTGCGGGTCCTGGACACGGCACTCGCCCTGCTCGTCGACCACGACCTGGCCGCCTCGACTCTCGCCGTGCGGGTCGCCGCGTCGGCCCGCGCCCACGCCTACGCGGCCGTCTCCGCCGGGCTCGGTGTGATCGAGGGCCCGCTGCACGGGGCGGCCAGTGGCCTCGCCCACAAGCTGATCATGGAGGTGCTCGACCGCGGCGACGCGGGACCCGTCATCGCCGAGGAGCTGCGGGCCGGTCGGCGCATTCCGGGACTCGGTCACCGGCTCTACCCCGGCGAGGACCCACGCGCGCGTGTCCTGTTCGAGCTCCTGGAGGAGATCCCTCACTCCGCTCCCGCCCTCGCCGCGGCCCGCGACATCGTCGCCACGGCCGCCCGCCACACCCCGCTGCACGCCAACGTCGACCTGGCCCTGGCCGTGTTCACGGCGTCCTCCGCCATGCCCGCCACGGCAGGCGAGACGATCTTCGCCGTGGCCCGCACGGCGGGCTGGATCGCCCATGCCCTGGAGGAGTACGGGGAGCGACCGCTGCGCATGCGGCCCAGCGGGCACTACACAGGCCCCAGGCCGCCTCAGCCCTTGCCCGAGTAG
- a CDS encoding citrate synthase/methylcitrate synthase produces the protein MSVNRSAAALVDVPRGLAGVVVTDTEIGDVRGLEGFYHYRQYSAVELARTRPFEDVWHLLVHGALPGAERAAAFAAETAALRRLPDEVRAALPAIAAASGRSGPLAGLRTALSLLGAAKGFRPVYDTDADQRRQDGLVAAAVVPTLLTALHRLDRGLDPVEPREDLSYAANYLYMLTGAEPDPGRTRAIEQYLISTIDHGFNASTFTARVITSTGADVAACLVGAVGALSGPLHGGAPSRALDTLDAIGTPDRIDSWIRERVLAGDRIMGFGHPVYRTEDPRSRMLRELAQRFGGPRVEFAVEVERRVEAILAELKPGRELHTNVEFYAGVVMELCGLPREMFTPTFAAARVVGWSANILEQAQDSKIIRPAARYVGPGAPVKVPTAA, from the coding sequence ATGTCCGTCAACAGGTCAGCAGCCGCGCTCGTCGATGTGCCACGTGGACTCGCGGGCGTCGTCGTCACCGACACCGAGATCGGTGACGTGCGTGGGCTCGAGGGCTTCTACCACTACCGCCAGTACTCGGCCGTCGAACTCGCGCGGACCCGCCCCTTCGAGGACGTCTGGCATCTCCTGGTCCACGGTGCACTGCCGGGTGCCGAACGCGCCGCCGCCTTCGCCGCGGAAACCGCCGCGCTACGGCGGCTGCCCGACGAGGTGCGGGCGGCCCTGCCCGCGATCGCGGCGGCGAGCGGACGGTCCGGCCCGCTGGCCGGCCTGCGCACCGCGCTGTCCCTGCTCGGCGCGGCGAAGGGCTTCCGGCCGGTGTACGACACCGATGCCGACCAGCGCCGCCAGGACGGCCTCGTCGCGGCCGCGGTCGTACCGACCCTGCTCACCGCGCTGCATCGACTGGACAGAGGGCTTGATCCTGTTGAGCCGCGTGAGGATCTGTCGTACGCGGCGAACTACCTGTACATGTTGACGGGAGCGGAGCCCGATCCGGGACGCACGCGAGCGATCGAGCAATACTTGATCTCAACCATTGATCACGGATTCAATGCGTCAACCTTCACGGCTCGCGTCATCACCTCCACCGGCGCGGACGTCGCGGCCTGCCTCGTAGGAGCCGTGGGTGCGCTGTCCGGGCCGCTGCACGGCGGTGCGCCCAGCCGTGCGCTGGACACCTTGGATGCGATCGGCACCCCGGACCGCATCGACTCCTGGATCCGCGAACGCGTCCTCGCCGGCGACCGCATCATGGGCTTCGGCCACCCGGTCTACCGCACCGAGGACCCGCGCTCCCGGATGCTCCGCGAACTCGCCCAGCGCTTCGGCGGTCCGCGCGTCGAGTTCGCCGTGGAGGTCGAGCGCCGCGTCGAGGCGATCCTCGCCGAGCTGAAGCCGGGGCGCGAGCTGCACACGAACGTCGAGTTCTACGCGGGGGTGGTCATGGAACTCTGCGGTCTGCCGCGGGAGATGTTCACGCCGACGTTCGCCGCTGCGCGGGTGGTGGGCTGGAGCGCCAACATCCTGGAACAGGCGCAGGACTCGAAGATCATCAGGCCGGCGGCGCGGTATGTGGGGCCGGGGGCGCCGGTGAAGGTGCCGACGGCTGCCTGA
- a CDS encoding DUF6082 family protein, with protein MAARQRRSEEARLQERQLELEELAIRRKALAHQQRMQWELLARAIDDPSLAAVIDTYDKSIPAERRRQFFYANAWYVHLFHLYRAGILDREELYRHLREFFQSPIFREYWEASQHMRASLNEASEEAQLGHMVDGLVRDLDEADTDEWWVVGDPPTD; from the coding sequence ATGGCAGCGCGACAACGGCGGTCGGAGGAAGCACGTCTGCAAGAGAGGCAGCTGGAACTCGAGGAGTTGGCGATCCGCCGCAAGGCCTTGGCACATCAGCAGCGCATGCAGTGGGAGCTGCTGGCCCGGGCGATCGACGATCCCTCCCTCGCGGCGGTGATCGACACCTACGACAAGAGCATCCCAGCGGAGCGCCGCCGCCAGTTCTTCTACGCCAACGCCTGGTACGTCCACCTGTTCCACCTCTACCGGGCGGGGATCCTGGACCGGGAGGAGCTGTACCGGCATCTGCGGGAGTTCTTCCAGAGCCCGATCTTCCGTGAGTACTGGGAGGCGTCGCAGCACATGCGCGCCTCCCTGAACGAAGCATCCGAAGAAGCCCAGCTCGGGCACATGGTCGACGGTCTCGTCAGGGACCTCGACGAAGCCGACACGGACGAGTGGTGGGTCGTCGGTGATCCGCCGACCGACTGA
- a CDS encoding GTP-binding protein, translating to MSQPSPGPQQIPVVVLAGFLGSGKTTLLNHLLHRSGGTRIGALVNDFGAIEIDAMAVAGALGDSTVSLGNGCLCCAVDASELDVYLERLARPSTGIDVIVIEASGLAEPQELVRMVLASEHPGIVYGGLVEVVDAAEFDETRAKHPEIDRHLALADLVVVNKLDRAADGERILGLVRDLTDRAAVVPATYGRIDPEFLFDCRPSEERIGQLSFDDLHEGTGDDSDGCHHIDGDHHGHLHDAYDSLSFVSEAALDPRRLMAFLDSRPQGLYRIKGYVDFGPYDARNRYGVHAVGRFLRFYPEPWDSSDARLTHLVLIGSGIDASALGKELEACKSDAPHADEHGMWGVLRYVQDPGEEDFQEA from the coding sequence TTGAGTCAGCCGAGCCCCGGTCCGCAGCAGATTCCGGTCGTCGTACTCGCCGGATTCCTCGGTTCCGGCAAGACGACTCTGCTCAACCACCTCCTCCACCGCAGCGGAGGCACCCGCATCGGCGCCCTCGTCAACGACTTCGGCGCCATCGAGATCGATGCCATGGCCGTCGCCGGCGCGCTCGGCGACTCCACCGTCTCCCTCGGCAACGGCTGCCTGTGCTGCGCGGTCGACGCCAGTGAGCTGGACGTCTACCTGGAGCGGCTCGCCCGGCCGTCCACCGGGATCGACGTCATCGTCATCGAGGCCAGCGGGCTCGCCGAGCCCCAGGAGCTCGTGCGCATGGTGCTCGCCAGTGAACATCCGGGCATCGTGTACGGCGGGCTCGTCGAGGTCGTCGACGCCGCCGAGTTCGACGAGACGCGCGCGAAGCACCCCGAGATCGACCGGCACCTCGCCCTCGCCGATCTCGTCGTGGTCAACAAGCTCGACCGGGCGGCGGACGGTGAGCGCATCCTCGGGCTGGTCCGCGACCTCACCGACCGCGCCGCCGTCGTCCCCGCCACCTACGGCCGTATCGACCCCGAGTTCCTCTTCGACTGCAGGCCCAGCGAGGAGCGCATCGGGCAGCTGTCCTTCGACGACCTGCACGAGGGCACCGGTGACGACAGCGACGGTTGCCACCACATCGACGGCGACCATCACGGTCACCTGCACGACGCCTACGACAGCCTGTCCTTCGTCTCCGAAGCCGCTCTCGACCCGCGCCGGTTGATGGCGTTCCTGGACAGCCGGCCGCAGGGGCTCTACCGGATCAAGGGATATGTCGACTTCGGGCCGTACGACGCCCGTAACCGGTACGGCGTCCATGCCGTGGGGCGGTTCCTGCGCTTCTACCCGGAGCCCTGGGATTCCTCCGACGCACGCCTCACCCATCTCGTGCTCATCGGCTCCGGTATCGACGCGTCCGCTCTCGGCAAGGAGTTGGAGGCGTGCAAGAGCGACGCCCCACACGCCGACGAGCACGGCATGTGGGGCGTTCTGCGCTATGTGCAGGACCCGGGGGAAGAGGACTTCCAGGAGGCCTAG